A region from the Cryptococcus gattii WM276 chromosome H, complete sequence genome encodes:
- a CDS encoding Hypothetical Protein (Similar to TIGR gene model, INSD accession AAW45537.1) — translation MGLLDKMHEKVTGHSVGKDKFMNERDSNKYGQGGNDSYGSGAGQGDNSMGSSGNDSYGSSGMGGMGGDTYGSGGQSGGFDTSGNAQYGSSGLGGDSYGSGGQSYDKSGFGSSGNDSYGASGGGLSSGQPGGFGGNQSGGGFGGGDSGGLAGSGGNDAYGSGGGNLGGFGTSPQSDDSFGSGGNLGGMGGGNNDAFGSGGNSAGLSGGTGFRGTGGSGGY, via the exons ATGGGT CTCTTGGACAAGATGCATGAAAAGGTCACTGGCCACTCTGTTGGCAAA GACAAATTCATGAATGAACGGGACTCTAACAAGTATGGCCAGGGGGGCAACGACTCCTACGGCTCTGGCGCTGGCCAGGGCGATAACTCTATGGGTTCCTCTGGTAATGACTCTTACGGGTCCTCCGGCATGGGCGGCATGGGCGGTGATACCTACGGCTCTGGTGGTCAGTCTGGTGGCTTCGACACCTCTGGTAACGCCCAGTACGGTTCCTCTGGCCTAGGTGGTGACTCGTACGGCTCTGGCGGCCAGTCCTACGACAAGAGCGGTTTCGGCTCTTCCGGCAACGACTCTTATGGCGCTTCCGGCGGTGGACTTTCCAGTGGCCAACCTGGCGGCTTCGGTGGTAACCAGAGCGGAGGTGGCTTCGG CGGTGGTGACTCGGGAGGCCTTGC CGGAAGTGGCGGTAATGATGCCTACGGCTCTGGCGGTGGTAACCTTGGTGGTTTCGGCACCAGTC CCCAAAGTGACGATTCCTTTGGCTCTGGAGGCAACCTCGGTGGCATGGGCGGCGGTAACAATGACGCCTTCGGCTCCGGGGGTAACTCCGCTGGTCTCAGTGGCGGCA CTGGCTTCCGTGGTACTGGTGGGAGTGGCGGCTACTGA
- a CDS encoding DNA helicase, putative (Similar to TIGR gene model, INSD accession AAW45416.1), which translates to MTTDILRPQPTPDATIQLFLSRHRQLLELERKAEEEQTRLLNSKCSPSLLEQRGLALNGLGVSGISIGLGGKSLIELHRPLAYHTSPALPPNTFRSGDPVRIEAHVSSASTKNKGKRKESEDESAVEGVVYRVGPEKVVVAVNESKEIDLPERLRLLKLANSVTFDRMERTLTHLECLVLPSGGTPSPPSFNMPLVQVLLGKQLPTWKETIPPQNNVEALGQLSSDEDMKWFGQHLNDSQKESIKFCLKANEVACIHGPPGTGKTHTLVELIFQLLSRTASPNTTLPPRILITTPSNLALDNLLIRLHILTQQPPYNSLLSSNSFLRMGHPTRVHRDLVKETLDWKAANSDQGELLKDVGKEMQGHLNALGKKRGEKGAVKGKERGKKWEEVRELRKEYRRRESKVVETVVNGAQIVLATCHSAGSRQLNNMTFDVCIIDEATQAVEAVCWVPILKSKKLILAGDPQQLPPTIMSKENAPPLKDLQGAIDQIKLGDSLSIKPPRTLETTLFERLEKLYGLGIKRILQVQYRMNEHIAVFPSETLYESALISDASVAKRTLLELPSVNDKTSEDVKDDLEPTVVFFDTADCEFYERTEGDGEAIKSSIGEGSKSNENEAEIVARWARKLISLGIPPIEIGIVTPYQAQVTFISSLLHEEYPEMTIGSIDGLQGQEREAIILSLVRSNPSGEVGFLGEYRRLNVAMTRAKRQLCVVGDSKTVSKGTKYLKKWMDWLEAEADVRWAGDIIT; encoded by the exons ATGACCACAGACATCCTCAGACCTCAGCCGACTCCTGACGCCACCATCCAGTTATTCCTCTCCAGGCATAGACAGCTTTTGGAACTGGAGAGAAAGGCAGAGGAGGAGCAGACAAGACTACTCAACTCCAAATGTTCGCCTTCCCTACTTGAGCAGAGAGGTCTGGCTTTGAATGGTTTAGGTGTTTCTGGCATTAGCATTGGGCTGGGAGGAAAAAG TTTGATCGAGCTTCATAGGCCTCTGGCATACCACACTTCGCCAGCGTTGCCGCCAAACACGTTCCGTTCAGGAGACCCAGTGCGCATAGAAGCTCATGTGTCCAGTGCATCTACCAAGAAcaaagggaagagaaaggagTCAGAAGATGAGAGTGCCGTGGAGGGTGTAGTCTATCGGGTCGGGCCTGAAAAAGTGGTTGTCGCCGTGAACGAGTCGAAAGAGATAGATCTGCCAGAAAGATTGAGGTT GCTCAAACTTGCCAATTCAGTCACCTTCGATCGCATGGAAAGAACTTTGACACACCTTGAATGTTTGGTCCTCCCATCAGGTGGGACTCCCTCACCTCCATCTTTCAATATGCCGCTTGTACAAGTGCTCCTCGGTAAACAGCTTCCAACATGGAAGGAAACAATACCCCCTCAAAACAACGTAGAAGCATTGGGACAGCTGTCATCTGATGAGGACATGAAATGGTTCGGTCAACATCTAAATGACAGTCAGAAAGAAAGTATTAAGTTTTGCCTAAAAGCAAATGAGGTTGCTTGTATTCATGGTCCACCGGGA ACCGGTAAAACACATACTCTTGTCGAACTCATTTTTCAACTTCTTTCTCGAACTGCTTCCCCAAATACTACTCTTCCGCCCCGTATCCTCATTACCACCCCATCAAATTTGGCCCTCGACAACTTGCTTATCCGTCTCCACATTCTAACGCAACAGCCACCTTACAATTCTCTCCTTTCAAGCAACTCGTTTCTTCGTATGGGACACCCTACTAGGGTCCACCGAGATCTCGTAAAAGAGACTTTAGATTGGAAAGCAGCGAACAGTGACCAGGGAGAACTGTTGAAAGATGTGGGAAAAGAGATGCAAGGTCACCTTAATGCTTTGGGCAAGAAGAGAGGTGAAAAAGGTGCTgtgaaagggaaagagagggGGAAGAAATGGGAAGAAGTCCGAGAGTTGCGTAAAGA ATATCGTCGGCGGGAGAGCAAAGTTGTTGAGACGGTGGTGAACGGGGCTCAG ATCGTACTTGCAACCTGCCATAGTGCCGGATCTCGACAGCTTAACAATATGACCTTCGATGTATGCATCATCGACGAAGCAACGCAAGCTGTTGAGGCTGTTTGTTGGGTGCCCATCTTGAAATCCAAAAAGTTAATTCTTGCTGGTGATCCGCAACAG CTTCCCCCGACTATCATGAGCAAAGAAAACGCGCCGCCCTTGAAGGACCTTCAAGGAGCAATCGACCAGATTAAGCTTGGTGACAGCCTCTCCATTAAACCTCCACGAACTCTGGAAACTACCCTTTTTGAACGCCTAGAAAAACTGTACGGCCTGGGGATCAAGCGCATTCTTCAGGTCCAATATAGGATGAACGAACATATTGCAGTGTTCCCATCAGAAACCCTGTATGAGTCGGCACTCATATCCGATGCTTCAGTTGCTAAGCGCACGTTGCTTGAACTTCCATCTGTGAATGACAAGACGAGCGAAGACGTCAAAGATGATTTAGAGCCTACAGTGGTCTTTTTTGATACCGCCGACTGCGAATTTTACGAGAGAACcgaaggagatggagaagcCATCAAAAGCTCAATTGGGGAAGGCAGTAAGAGTAACGAGAATGAGGCAGAAATTGTGGCCAGGTGGGCGAGGAAGCTA ATATCATTGGGAATACCTCCCATTGAAATTGGCATTGTTACCCCTTACCAAGCTCAAGTCACATTTATTTCGTCCCTCCTACACGAAGAGTATCCTGAGATGACTATTGGAAGTATTGACGGATTGCAAGGACAAGAACGAGAG GCCATCATCCTTTCATTGGTTCGATCAAACCCTTCAGGAGAAGTAGGATTTCTTGGTGAATACAGGAGATTGAATGTCGCAATGACAAGAGCAAAGAGACAACTG TGTGTTGTAGGAGATTCCAAAACCGTCTCGAAAGGAACCAAATACCTGAAAAAGTGGATGGATTGGCTTGAGGCAGAGGCGGATGTTAGATGGGCTGGAGACATTATTACGTGA